In Arvicola amphibius chromosome 1, mArvAmp1.2, whole genome shotgun sequence, one DNA window encodes the following:
- the Dagla gene encoding diacylglycerol lipase-alpha: MPGIVVFRRRWSVGSDDLVLPAIFLFLLHTTWFVILSVVLFGLVYNPHEACSLNLVDHGRGYLGILLSCMIAEMAIIWLSMRGGILYTEPRDSMQYVLYVRLAILVIEFIYAIVGIVWLTQYYTSCNDLTAKNVTLGMVVCNWVVILSVCITVLCVFDPTGRTFVKLRATKRRQRNLRTYNLRHRLEEGQATSWSRRLKVFLCCTRTKDSQSDAYSEIAYLFAEFFRDLDIVPSDIIAGLVLLRQRQRAKRNAVLDEANNDILAFLSGMPVTRNTKYLDLKNSHEMLRYKEVCYYMLFALAAYGWPMYLMRKPTCGLCQLARSCSCCLCPARPRFAPGVTIEEDNCCGCNAIAIRRHFLDENMTAVDIVYTSCHDAVYETPFYVAVDHDKKKVVISIRGTLSPKDALTDLTGDAERLPVEGHRGTWLGHKGMVLSAEYIKKKLEQEMVLSQAFGRDLGRGTKHYGLIVVGHSLGAGTAAILSFLLRPQYPTLKCFAYSPPGGLLSEDAMEYSKEFVTAVVLGKDLVPRIGLSQLEGFRRQLLDVLQRSTKPKWRIIVGATKCIPKSELPEDQVEVTTLASTRLWTHPSDLTIALSASTPLYPPGRIIHVVHNHPAEQCCCCEQEEPTYFAIWGDNKAFNEVIISPAMLHEHLPYVVMEGLNKVLENYNKGKTALLSAAKVMVSPTEVDLTPELIFQQQPLPTGPPLPTGLALELPAADHRNSSVKSKSQSEMSLEGFSEGRLLSPGAAASAARQDPVELLLLTTQERLAAELQSRRAPLATMESLSDTESLYSFDSRRSSGFRSIRGSPSLHAVLERDEGHLFYIDPAIPEENPSLSSRTELLAADSLSKHSQDTQPLEAALGSGGVTPERPPSATNEEEEAAGGEGGGVAPRGELALHNGRLGDSPSPQVLEFAEFIDSLFNLDSKSSSFQDLYCMVVPESPTSDYAEGPKSPSQQEILLRAQFEPNLVPKPPRLFAGSADPSSGISLSPSFPLSSSGELMDLTPTGLSSQECLATDKIRTSTPTGHGASPTKQDDLVISAR; this comes from the exons ATGCCCGGGATTGTGGTGTTCCGGAGGCGCTGGTCTGTGGGCAGCGATGACCTCGTCCTGCCagccatcttcctcttcctcctgcacaCCACCTG GTTTGTGATCCTGTCCGTGGTGCTCTTCGGCCTGGTCTATAACCCACACGAGGCCTGCTCCCTAAACCTGGTAGACCACGGCCGCGGCTACCTGGGCATCCTTCTGAGCTGCATGATTGCCGAGATGGCCATCATCTGGCTGAGCATGCGTGGCGGCATCCTCTACACGGAACCCCGGGACTCCATGCAGTACGTGCTCTACGTGCGCCTGG CCATTTTGGTGATCGAGTTCATCTACGCTATCGTGGGCATCGTCTGGCTCACACAGTATTACACCTCCTGCAATGACCTCACTGCTAAGAATGTCACCCTCG GAATGGTCGTGTGCAACTGGGTGGTCATCCTCAGCGTCTGCATCACTGTCCTCTGTGTCTTTGACCCCACGGGCCGCACTTTCGTCAAGCTGAGAGCCACCAAGAGAAGGCAGCGAAATCTGCGGACTTACAACCTTCG GCACCGGTTAGAGGAGGGTCAGGCCACCAGCTGGTCCCGCCGTCTTAAAGTGTTCCTTTGTTGCACCCGGACAAAGGATTCCCAGTCA GATGCCTACTCAGAAATTGCCTACCTCTTTGCTGAATTTTTCCGTGACCTCGACATCGTGCCCTCCGACATCATTGCTGGTCTGGTGCTGCTTAGACAGCGGCAGCGAGCCAAACGCAATGCGGTGCTGGATGAG gcaaacaatgacatcttggcTTTTCTCTCTGGGATGCCAGTGACCAGAAACACCAAGTACCTCGACCTCAAGAACTCG CACGAGATGCTACGCTACAAAGAAGTCTGCTACTACATGCTCTTCGCCCTGGCTGCCTATGGCTGGCCCATGTACCTGATGCGCAAGCCGACCTGCGGCCTCTGCCAGCTGGCTCGGTCCTGCTC GTGCTGTCTTTGCCCTGCACGACCCCGATTCGCCCCTGGAGTCACCATTGAGGAAGACAACTGCTGTGGTTGCAATGCAATTGCCATCCGCCGTCACTTCCTGGATGAGAACATGACAGCAGTGGACATTGTCTACACCTCCTGTCACGATGCG GTCTATGAAACTCCCTTCTACGTAGCTGTGGACCATGACAAGAAGAAAGTGGTGATCAGTATCCGGGGAACCCTGTCCCCCAAG GATGCCCTGACCGACCTGACTGGAGATGCTGAGCGACTCCCTGTGGAGGGACATCGAGGCACCTGGTTGGGTCACAAG GGTATGGTGCTCTCAGCTGAGTACATCAAGAAGAAGCTGGAGCAGGAGATGGTCCTGTCCCAGGCCTTTGGGCGAGACCTG GGCCGTGGAACCAAACACTATGGCCTAATTGTGGTAGGCCACTCCTTGGGCGCTGGCACAGCTgccatcctctccttcctcctgcgcCCTCAGTACCCGACCCTCAAGTGCTTCGCCTACTCCCCGCCAGGAGGCCTGCTGAG CGAGGATGCTATGGAGTACTCCAAAGAGTTTGTTACTGCTGTGGTTCTGGGCAAAGACCTTGTTCCCAG GATTGGCCTTTCCCAGCTGGAGGGTTTCCGCCGACAGCTTCTGGACGTCCTTCAGCGAAGCACCAAGCCCAAA TGGCGGATCATTGTGGGGGCCACGAAATGTATCCCCAAGTCGGAGCTGCCTGAGGATCAGGTGGAGGTGACCACTCTGGCCAGCACACGGCTCTGGACCCACCCCAGTGATTTGACCATCGCCCTTTCAGCTAGCACCCCACTCTACCCACCTGGCCGCATCATCCACGTGGTCCATAACCACCCTGCAGAACAGTGCTG CTGCTGTGAGCAGGAGGAGCCCACATACTTCGCCATCTGGGGTGACAACAAAGCCTTTAACGAGGTGATCATCTCACCAGCCATGCTGCATGAGCACCTGCCCTACGTGGTCATGGAGGGGCTCAACAAG GTGCTGGAGAATTACAACAAGGGAAAGACAGCACTGCTTTCTGCTGCTAAGGTCATGGTGAGCCCCACTGAGGTAGACCTCACTCCTGAGCTAATCTTCCAACAGCAGCCGCTGCCCACGGGGCCACCTCTGCCCACCGGCCTGGCCCTGGAGCTGCCTGCTGCAGACCATCGCAACAGCAGTGTCAA AAGCAAGTCTCAGTCTGAGATGAGCCTGGAGGGCTTCTCTGAGGGGCGGCTGCTGTCCCCAGGGGCTGCCGCATCAGCAGCCCGCCAAGACCCTGTAGAGCTGTTACTGCTGACCACCCAGGAGCGGCTGGCGGCAGAGCTGCAGTCCCGGCGGGCACCGCTGGCCACCATGGAGAGCCTCTCAGACACTGAATCGCTGTACAGCTTCGACTCACGCCGATCCTCGGGCTTCCGCAGCATCCGCGGCTCACCCAGCCTCCACGCAGTACTGGAGCGTGATGAGGGCCACCTCTTTTACATCGATCCGGCCATCCCAGAGGAGAACCCATCCCTCAGCTCACGCACAGAGCTTCTGGCAGCCGACAGCCTGTCCAAGCACTCGCAGGATACCCAACCCCTGGAGGCAGCTCTGGGCAGCGGGGGTGTCACTCCTGAGCGACCCCCAAGTGCAAccaatgaagaagaggaggcagcagGCGGCGAGGGTGGTGGGGTGGCCCCCCGAGGAGAGCTGGCACTGCACAATGGGCGCCTGGGGGACTCACCTAGCCCTCAGGTGCTAGAATTTGCTGAGTTCATCGACAGCCTCTTCAACCTGGACAGCAAGAGCAGCTCCTTCCAGGACCTCTACTGCATGGTGGTGCCCGAGAGCCCCACTAGTGACTATGCTGAGGGCCCCAAATCCCCCAGCCAACAGGAAATCTTGCTTCGGGCCCAATTTGAGCCCAATCTGGTCCCCAAGCCCCCAAGGCTCTTTGCAGGATCTGCTGACCCCTCCTCTGGcatctcactctctccctctttcccactCAGCTCCTCCGGGGAGCTCATGGACCTGACACCCACGGGCCTCAGCAGCCAGGAGTGTCTGGCCACAGACAAGATCCGGACTTCCACACCCACAGGCCACGGGGCCAGCCCTACCAAGCAAGATGATTTGGTCATCTCAGCACGCTAG